In one Candidatus Nitronereus thalassa genomic region, the following are encoded:
- a CDS encoding vitamin B12-dependent ribonucleotide reductase: protein MKIERRFTQRGHSPYQNIPFSTRSSEIRNPDGSVVFQLEDIQAPEQWSQLAVDILAQKYFRKAGIPQVDEDGAPQLDTAGKPVTGCERDARQVFHRLAGCWTQWGKTHGYFDTEEDGQAFYDELCFMLAKQMAAPNSPQWFNTGLHFAYGLSGPSQGHFYVDPHTKRVNRSKNAYERPQVHACFIQSVSDDLVNEGGIMDLWVREARLFKYGSGTGTNFSKLRGDAEPLSGGGKSSGLMSFLRIGDRAAGAIKSGGTTRRAAKMVCLDLDHPDIEEFINWKVIEEQKVAAMVTGSKVCAQRLNAVLQACHIRPGDSVSSLELDPQRNPGLKQAIKAARESTVPEPYIQRMFAYAQEGFTHFVFHEYNTNWDSKAYQTVSGQNSNNSIRVPNAFFDALDQDADWILTQRTDGKPIKTIKAKELWKQISWAAWICADPGIQYDTTINEWHTCPEDGRINASNPCSEYMFLDDTACNLASLNLGTFMTPQGEFDIPAYQHAIRLWTIVLEISVLMAGFPSKAIAEKSFIFRTLGLGYANLGSLLMRQGIPYGSPKALAICGALTAILTGESYATSAEMAAELGPFPGYAKNRESMLRVMRNHRRAAYAAPKEDYEGLTITPMSIDEIEAPADLLAAARETWDRAVTLGEAHGYRNAQSTVIAPTGTIGLVMDCDTTGIEPDFALVKFKKLAGGGYFKIINQSLPPALKKLGYTQEQIHDIITYATGTRTLKQSPFINHESLMAKGFNPEALERIEATLDGAFEIQFAFNKWTLGEDFCRNRLGLTDDQLNDPKFNMLKELGFTQEEILAANDFCCGTMTVEGAPHLQPEHLPVFDCANRCGRIGKRSISTDAHIYTMAAAQPFISGAISKTINMPGESTVHDVENAYYVGWKNMLKAVALYRDGSKLSQPLNASSDAGETEEYSDDILNKAQQVTERIMVRYLAKRRPLPTRRGGYTQKANLGGHKIYLRTGEYEDGTLGEIFLDMHKEGAAFRSLMNCFAIAISLGLQHGVPLEEFVEAFLFTRFEPNGPVKLNDRIKMSTSIIDYIFRELAITYLDRTDLQQVRPEDLRGDSVKKDPECTDDEPADPRTITSATISPELFPSRRGNKNGQHGNGKGHGKVSQKIEMKRESVTYTAEMNTAYQTGYEGDPCLECKQFKLVRNGMCLVCRNCGATTGCS, encoded by the coding sequence TTGAAAATCGAGCGCCGTTTTACTCAGCGGGGTCACAGCCCTTATCAAAACATTCCTTTTTCGACCCGGTCCTCAGAAATTCGCAACCCCGATGGCTCTGTGGTGTTTCAGCTTGAGGATATCCAGGCCCCGGAACAATGGTCTCAGTTAGCCGTAGATATTTTAGCGCAAAAGTATTTCAGGAAGGCTGGGATTCCCCAGGTTGACGAAGATGGAGCACCGCAACTGGATACAGCTGGAAAGCCGGTGACGGGTTGTGAACGGGATGCTCGTCAGGTATTCCATCGACTGGCCGGCTGCTGGACCCAATGGGGGAAAACCCATGGCTATTTCGATACCGAGGAGGACGGCCAAGCGTTTTATGATGAGTTATGCTTTATGTTAGCCAAGCAAATGGCCGCTCCCAATTCGCCGCAATGGTTTAATACCGGCCTTCATTTCGCTTATGGACTTTCGGGACCTTCCCAGGGGCATTTTTATGTCGATCCTCACACCAAACGGGTGAACCGTTCGAAAAACGCCTATGAACGTCCTCAAGTCCATGCGTGCTTTATCCAATCCGTATCCGACGATCTCGTCAATGAAGGCGGCATTATGGACTTATGGGTTCGGGAAGCCAGGCTCTTCAAATACGGTTCGGGAACCGGCACCAATTTCTCTAAACTCAGAGGGGATGCCGAACCTTTATCCGGCGGTGGAAAGTCCTCTGGACTGATGTCCTTCCTTCGTATTGGGGACCGTGCTGCTGGCGCAATCAAATCCGGGGGCACGACTCGCCGTGCCGCCAAAATGGTCTGCCTGGATCTTGATCATCCTGACATTGAAGAATTCATCAACTGGAAGGTCATCGAAGAGCAGAAGGTCGCGGCCATGGTCACCGGATCAAAGGTCTGCGCTCAGCGGCTTAATGCCGTGCTTCAAGCCTGCCACATTCGACCCGGGGATTCGGTCTCGTCGCTGGAACTTGACCCCCAACGTAATCCCGGTCTCAAGCAAGCTATCAAAGCAGCTCGTGAATCGACGGTCCCCGAACCCTATATTCAACGGATGTTTGCTTACGCCCAAGAAGGGTTTACCCATTTTGTCTTTCACGAATACAACACAAATTGGGATAGCAAAGCCTACCAGACCGTATCCGGACAAAACTCCAATAACAGCATTCGTGTGCCCAATGCGTTTTTTGACGCATTGGATCAGGATGCCGACTGGATTTTAACGCAACGAACGGATGGCAAACCCATCAAAACGATCAAAGCCAAAGAATTGTGGAAACAAATTTCTTGGGCCGCCTGGATTTGTGCCGATCCCGGGATTCAATACGACACCACCATCAACGAATGGCATACCTGTCCGGAAGATGGACGCATCAATGCCTCTAACCCTTGCAGCGAGTACATGTTTCTGGATGACACGGCCTGCAATTTAGCGTCGCTCAATCTGGGAACCTTCATGACTCCCCAAGGGGAATTTGACATTCCGGCCTACCAGCATGCGATTCGATTGTGGACGATCGTGTTAGAAATTAGCGTGCTCATGGCTGGATTCCCGAGCAAGGCCATTGCGGAAAAAAGTTTTATCTTTCGAACCTTGGGGTTGGGCTATGCCAACTTAGGTTCGCTCCTCATGCGTCAAGGCATTCCCTATGGCTCACCCAAAGCCTTGGCCATTTGTGGTGCACTCACAGCTATTCTCACCGGAGAATCTTATGCGACCTCCGCGGAAATGGCTGCAGAGCTTGGACCATTCCCAGGCTATGCCAAAAACCGTGAATCCATGTTGCGGGTCATGCGAAATCATAGACGAGCCGCCTATGCCGCCCCAAAAGAAGATTACGAAGGGTTAACGATCACCCCCATGAGTATCGATGAAATCGAAGCGCCTGCCGATCTACTAGCCGCCGCTCGAGAAACATGGGATCGAGCCGTGACTTTGGGAGAGGCACATGGATATCGAAATGCTCAATCCACTGTCATTGCTCCCACTGGCACCATCGGATTAGTTATGGATTGCGATACCACGGGTATTGAACCCGACTTTGCCTTAGTCAAGTTCAAGAAACTTGCGGGCGGTGGATACTTTAAGATCATCAACCAAAGTCTTCCGCCCGCCTTAAAAAAGCTCGGGTACACTCAAGAACAGATTCACGACATCATTACCTATGCCACAGGCACTCGCACATTAAAACAATCTCCGTTTATCAATCATGAATCCCTGATGGCCAAAGGGTTTAACCCAGAAGCCTTGGAGCGCATCGAAGCGACCCTTGATGGAGCCTTCGAAATTCAGTTTGCCTTCAATAAATGGACATTAGGCGAAGATTTTTGCCGAAACCGGCTCGGGCTGACCGATGACCAACTCAACGACCCGAAGTTCAATATGCTCAAAGAACTTGGGTTTACTCAAGAAGAGATTCTTGCAGCCAATGACTTTTGTTGTGGAACCATGACCGTGGAAGGTGCGCCACATCTTCAACCAGAGCACTTGCCTGTGTTCGATTGCGCAAATCGCTGTGGACGAATCGGCAAACGAAGCATCTCCACAGATGCCCATATTTATACCATGGCTGCGGCGCAACCATTTATTAGCGGCGCCATTAGCAAAACCATCAATATGCCTGGAGAATCCACCGTCCATGATGTTGAAAACGCCTATTATGTAGGCTGGAAAAACATGCTGAAAGCGGTGGCCCTCTATCGTGACGGGTCTAAACTGAGCCAGCCGCTGAATGCCTCAAGTGATGCCGGGGAAACTGAAGAATATTCCGACGACATCTTAAATAAAGCCCAACAGGTGACGGAGCGGATAATGGTTCGCTATCTGGCCAAACGTCGGCCACTACCGACTCGGCGAGGCGGTTATACGCAAAAAGCAAATCTTGGGGGACACAAGATCTATCTTCGGACCGGGGAATATGAAGATGGCACGTTGGGAGAGATTTTCCTCGACATGCACAAGGAAGGAGCAGCCTTCCGTAGCTTAATGAATTGCTTTGCCATTGCCATTTCCTTGGGACTCCAACATGGGGTTCCCCTCGAAGAATTTGTCGAAGCCTTCCTGTTCACGCGGTTTGAACCCAATGGACCAGTCAAGCTCAATGACCGCATCAAAATGTCGACCTCAATCATCGATTATATTTTCCGCGAACTCGCCATCACCTATCTCGATCGGACCGACCTGCAACAGGTAAGACCCGAAGACCTTCGGGGAGACTCCGTCAAAAAAGATCCCGAATGCACGGATGACGAACCTGCGGACCCAAGAACCATTACTTCGGCTACCATCAGCCCCGAACTGTTTCCATCAAGACGTGGAAATAAAAATGGCCAACATGGCAATGGCAAAGGGCATGGCAAGGTTTCTCAAAAAATCGAAATGAAACGAGAATCTGTCACATACACAGCAGAGATGAATACGGCTTATCAAACCGGATATGAAGGGGATCCTTGTCTGGAGTGCAAGCAATTTAAATTGGTACGAAACGGAATGTGTTTAGTCTGTAGAAATTGTGGCGCAACTACCGGGTGCTCATAA
- a CDS encoding TrkH family potassium uptake protein, translated as MALIDQTGKQTPSILTRLLTLRLLPGQIVALAAAALILLGSLLLMLPAATPPTVNIRFIDALFTATSAVCVTGLVVLDTPTEFTVFGQLVILMLIQIGGLGYALMATMILLALGHRIGLRDRMMLAETLSVTDIGESVRYVKIVAIVTVFLEGFGAILLTLRFSQDMSWGQALYAGIFHSISAFNNAGFALFSNSLISYQSDFSINMIVTILVIFGSIGFIVFQDLWDNFTARRFRFQTHTKLVVVVTLVLLVSGTLGIMILEWNNPRTFGPLSLGERFAVAHFHTVSRTAGFTTINIGDMEDATLYFLILLMTVGGSPGSMSGGIKTTTFAIIWLTIWAVLWRKVDVEVFHRRIPPDLIIRAFVLCILAFTAITLFTLLLDFSEERPFLRIMFEVTSAMGIVGMSFGDGGSRSLSALLTDFGKVVIIMSMLLGRFGPLLIGLFAVKTSTPVRYRYPESKVLIG; from the coding sequence ATGGCCTTGATTGACCAAACGGGAAAACAGACCCCCTCCATCCTGACCCGCTTGTTGACCCTGAGACTGCTTCCGGGTCAAATCGTGGCACTGGCCGCTGCGGCTCTTATTCTTCTTGGATCTCTCCTATTAATGCTTCCGGCAGCAACCCCACCTACCGTGAATATTCGATTTATTGATGCATTATTTACTGCAACCTCGGCCGTATGTGTCACCGGACTCGTCGTTTTGGATACACCCACGGAGTTTACCGTTTTCGGGCAGTTAGTCATTCTGATGCTAATTCAAATTGGAGGGTTGGGCTATGCCCTTATGGCTACCATGATCCTCCTAGCTCTGGGGCATCGGATTGGGCTTCGGGATCGGATGATGCTTGCAGAAACCTTAAGCGTCACTGACATTGGAGAATCCGTGAGATACGTCAAAATCGTGGCCATTGTCACGGTATTTCTTGAGGGATTTGGAGCCATTCTCCTCACATTACGGTTTTCTCAGGATATGAGCTGGGGCCAAGCGTTATATGCTGGAATCTTTCATTCCATTTCGGCCTTTAATAATGCTGGATTTGCCTTATTTTCCAATAGTCTTATTTCCTATCAATCCGACTTTTCTATCAATATGATTGTTACCATTTTAGTGATTTTCGGAAGTATTGGATTTATAGTTTTTCAAGATCTTTGGGATAATTTCACAGCCAGACGATTCCGCTTTCAAACGCATACCAAACTCGTCGTCGTAGTTACGCTCGTCCTACTCGTATCCGGCACCTTAGGGATAATGATTCTGGAATGGAATAATCCTCGGACCTTTGGCCCCTTGAGCCTGGGTGAACGGTTCGCGGTCGCTCATTTCCATACGGTTTCTCGCACGGCAGGATTTACTACGATAAATATTGGGGATATGGAAGATGCGACCCTTTATTTCCTCATATTACTCATGACGGTTGGTGGGTCACCCGGCAGTATGTCCGGTGGCATCAAAACCACCACATTTGCCATTATTTGGTTGACGATATGGGCGGTACTCTGGAGAAAAGTTGACGTGGAAGTATTTCACCGTCGAATTCCCCCGGACTTGATCATTAGAGCTTTTGTTCTGTGCATTCTTGCCTTTACGGCCATTACCCTGTTCACGCTCCTTTTAGATTTTTCCGAAGAACGGCCGTTTTTAAGGATTATGTTTGAAGTGACCTCCGCGATGGGGATTGTCGGCATGTCCTTTGGTGATGGAGGTAGCCGGAGTCTCTCGGCACTACTGACAGATTTTGGAAAAGTCGTAATTATCATGTCTATGCTGCTTGGCCGATTTGGCCCCTTGCTTATTGGACTGTTCGCCGTCAAAACATCCACTCCTGTCCGTTACCGCTATCCCGAGTCCAAAGTCCTGATTGGTTAA
- the mtaB gene encoding tRNA (N(6)-L-threonylcarbamoyladenosine(37)-C(2))-methylthiotransferase MtaB — protein MKKVTFHTIGCRLNQSETAVLVDRFQRLGYEQVKFGEPTDLLVLNTCSVTEGAEVDCRRAVRRTLRQSPQAFVAVTGCYAQTGVQALQAIPGVDLVLGNQFKMNLPDYVRPEALTGKSASPAVVHSGTIDRDDFEQEGVGEYSTTRANLKIQDGCNFMCSFCLIPFARGRERSRQIDDAIREAEQLVARGHKEVVLTGVNVGQFASGSSGIIDLLQRLELIQGLARIRISSIEPTTIPEALLEYMASSSKLCRFLHVPLQSGDNGILQAMNRRYTVKDYSDWVHHAAQKIPDVCIGTDLMVGFPGESEEQFANTRAVVVDLPLAYFHVFSYSARPGTAATRLENTVASKTIKSRSKNLSELSREKRAEFYHRFVDQRVSVLFESAEGPGWWSGLTDNFIRVRVPSTTVSANEIHAVHLTGTIGEAALGHIVRDQNHIISKDVIPMVHNKGLASVSVPRKSIQVGQ, from the coding sequence ATGAAAAAAGTGACCTTTCATACTATTGGATGTCGGTTGAACCAATCGGAAACCGCTGTTCTTGTGGACCGCTTTCAACGCCTCGGTTACGAGCAGGTAAAGTTTGGAGAGCCGACAGATTTGCTCGTACTCAACACCTGTTCCGTTACGGAGGGTGCGGAGGTGGATTGCCGACGGGCCGTGCGACGGACCTTACGCCAATCTCCGCAAGCATTTGTCGCGGTCACCGGGTGTTATGCCCAGACTGGCGTGCAAGCGTTGCAAGCCATACCAGGAGTCGATTTGGTGTTGGGGAATCAGTTTAAAATGAACTTGCCGGATTACGTAAGGCCTGAGGCACTCACCGGAAAGTCCGCTTCTCCGGCTGTGGTGCATTCTGGGACGATTGATCGAGATGACTTTGAACAGGAAGGGGTGGGTGAGTATTCGACCACGCGCGCGAATCTTAAGATTCAGGACGGATGTAATTTCATGTGCTCGTTTTGCCTCATTCCCTTTGCACGTGGTCGGGAACGAAGCCGGCAGATTGATGATGCCATTCGGGAGGCGGAACAACTTGTAGCTCGTGGCCATAAGGAAGTTGTGTTAACAGGGGTCAATGTTGGGCAATTTGCTAGTGGAAGCTCGGGAATTATTGACCTTCTCCAACGATTGGAATTGATTCAGGGTTTGGCTCGAATTCGCATTTCCTCCATCGAGCCGACGACGATTCCTGAGGCGTTGCTCGAGTACATGGCATCCTCCTCCAAGCTATGTCGATTTTTACACGTGCCTCTTCAAAGTGGAGATAATGGGATTTTACAAGCCATGAATCGTCGGTACACGGTGAAAGATTATAGCGATTGGGTTCACCATGCCGCCCAAAAAATACCTGATGTATGCATTGGTACGGACCTTATGGTGGGATTTCCAGGGGAGAGTGAAGAGCAATTTGCCAATACTCGTGCGGTTGTGGTTGATCTTCCTTTGGCCTATTTTCATGTCTTCAGTTATTCAGCTCGCCCTGGAACGGCTGCTACTCGTTTGGAGAACACAGTGGCTTCCAAAACGATAAAGTCGCGGAGTAAAAATCTTTCCGAACTTTCTCGGGAAAAGCGAGCCGAATTTTATCATCGGTTTGTTGATCAACGGGTATCTGTGTTATTCGAATCTGCTGAAGGACCAGGCTGGTGGTCGGGTCTTACGGATAACTTTATTCGCGTTCGTGTACCCAGTACCACAGTATCCGCGAATGAGATTCATGCCGTTCATCTCACCGGAACGATAGGGGAAGCCGCGTTGGGACATATAGTGCGGGATCAAAATCACATAATTTCCAAGGATGTCATCCCCATGGTTCACAATAAAGGCTTGGCCTCAGTTTCTGTTCCCCGGAAGTCAATCCAAGTTGGGCAGTAA
- the miaB gene encoding tRNA (N6-isopentenyl adenosine(37)-C2)-methylthiotransferase MiaB has product MPYQVYIETFGCQMNEYDTELVRSLLTKTGFTFTGDQNQADVVLMNTCAIRENAHNRVYGHLGDCRVMKRERKVVVGVLGCMAQNLKKELMETDPVIDVLVGPDAYRQLPELLTRALVQQEKSLAVDLSEYETYEYILPERRPGVNGWIAVMRGCDNFCSFCVVPYTRGRERSRIPEGILEEARGLVSQGYKQITLLGQNVNSYASAGWDFARLLTAVADIPGIERVRFTSPHPKDFPPSLLEAVAQHPRVCRHIHLPLQAGNDRILELMGRCYTRKDFLALVDDIRRHGDISLSTDVICGFCSETDAEYQETYDLVKEVEFQAAYIFKYSERKHTIASRKYPDDVPDQVKTDRVKELIEFQKSVSTKLNQCLIGKTVEVLIEGPAKKSAGQWMGHTESNVTVVWQKPDFPTKPGDLVPVTVAEASASTLFGQRVPTPPSLVCSE; this is encoded by the coding sequence ATGCCTTATCAAGTCTATATTGAAACCTTCGGTTGCCAGATGAACGAATATGATACGGAATTGGTCCGGTCGCTTCTCACGAAAACCGGATTCACGTTCACGGGAGATCAAAATCAGGCAGACGTGGTTCTCATGAATACCTGCGCCATTCGAGAAAATGCCCACAATCGAGTGTATGGGCATTTGGGTGACTGCCGGGTGATGAAGCGAGAGCGCAAGGTGGTTGTGGGAGTCCTTGGGTGTATGGCGCAGAATTTAAAAAAAGAATTGATGGAGACGGATCCGGTGATTGATGTTCTGGTGGGGCCTGATGCCTATCGACAATTGCCAGAGTTGTTGACTCGGGCCCTGGTGCAACAGGAAAAAAGTCTAGCGGTCGATCTTTCCGAATATGAAACATATGAATATATCCTGCCAGAACGCCGGCCGGGGGTGAATGGCTGGATTGCGGTGATGCGGGGTTGCGATAATTTTTGTTCGTTTTGTGTGGTGCCCTATACTCGCGGCCGTGAACGGTCTCGAATCCCAGAGGGTATTCTCGAAGAAGCCCGAGGGCTAGTCTCACAGGGGTATAAACAAATTACCCTTCTTGGGCAGAACGTGAATTCGTATGCCTCTGCTGGCTGGGATTTTGCCAGGTTGCTCACGGCGGTGGCGGATATTCCAGGCATTGAACGTGTTCGTTTTACGTCACCTCATCCCAAAGATTTTCCTCCGTCTCTATTGGAGGCCGTGGCGCAACACCCACGCGTGTGTCGACATATTCATTTGCCGCTACAAGCCGGGAATGATCGAATTCTTGAATTAATGGGACGATGCTACACGCGAAAAGACTTTCTGGCCCTTGTCGATGATATCCGACGGCATGGGGATATTTCCTTGAGTACCGATGTGATTTGTGGGTTTTGTTCGGAAACCGATGCTGAGTATCAGGAAACGTATGACTTGGTGAAAGAAGTAGAGTTTCAGGCCGCCTATATATTTAAGTATTCCGAGCGAAAACACACGATTGCCAGCCGCAAATACCCGGATGATGTCCCCGATCAAGTCAAAACCGACAGAGTCAAGGAACTCATCGAGTTTCAGAAGTCCGTTTCCACTAAACTAAATCAATGTCTCATTGGAAAGACCGTTGAGGTGCTCATTGAAGGACCCGCCAAGAAATCAGCAGGACAATGGATGGGCCATACGGAAAGCAATGTCACGGTTGTGTGGCAAAAGCCGGATTTTCCCACAAAACCCGGGGACTTGGTGCCGGTCACGGTAGCCGAAGCTTCGGCCTCTACCCTCTTTGGTCAACGAGTCCCTACTCCTCCCTCTCTTGTGTGTTCTGAATAG
- a CDS encoding HDOD domain-containing protein: MTPELIQRIKNCKTLPAIPALPLQVLQMCRSEDADIKKMGDLISNDPTFVAKVLNVANSSFYGGSRHKVTTVTQAITLLGMNSIATLAFCFSLYRDLRRHGASGFDHNQYWRRSLLSSVAGRVIGTWAKIIDCEEIFLAALLQDIGVLVLSETHTDLYGSIITQAERNHIRLQELEREKLGADHSEVGAWLAENWQLPELLQAAVRCSHDPLQMDIPEEFLPVVKTVAFSGRLADIWCDPETEQATQQAALAAQAMLGMEYQELETCLDSIANGFLEMSGIFQIDLGNPQEIAEILEKAKETLRNLSAEAPQPAGVS; the protein is encoded by the coding sequence ATGACACCAGAACTTATTCAACGAATCAAAAATTGCAAAACCCTTCCGGCGATTCCGGCCTTACCGTTGCAAGTATTGCAGATGTGCCGCAGTGAAGATGCGGATATCAAAAAAATGGGTGATTTAATCAGCAATGATCCTACTTTTGTCGCTAAAGTCTTAAATGTGGCCAATTCCAGTTTTTACGGAGGCTCACGCCATAAAGTCACCACGGTAACGCAGGCGATAACTCTGTTAGGTATGAATTCCATTGCGACCCTAGCCTTTTGTTTTTCGTTATATCGGGACCTTCGTCGACATGGGGCCTCGGGGTTTGATCATAATCAATATTGGCGACGTTCCCTGCTCTCTAGTGTGGCAGGCCGGGTGATTGGAACCTGGGCTAAAATCATAGATTGCGAAGAAATTTTCCTTGCCGCGCTTCTACAGGACATTGGGGTGTTGGTGCTGAGCGAAACGCATACCGATTTATATGGTTCGATCATCACTCAGGCGGAGAGGAATCACATTCGCTTGCAGGAATTAGAAAGGGAAAAATTAGGAGCGGATCATAGCGAGGTTGGCGCATGGTTGGCAGAAAACTGGCAATTGCCCGAGTTGTTACAAGCAGCAGTGCGGTGTAGTCATGATCCTTTGCAAATGGATATCCCCGAAGAATTTTTACCGGTTGTAAAGACCGTCGCATTTTCAGGAAGATTAGCAGATATTTGGTGCGATCCCGAAACTGAACAAGCCACGCAGCAGGCGGCTCTCGCAGCCCAAGCCATGCTTGGCATGGAGTATCAAGAGTTAGAAACTTGTCTCGACAGCATTGCTAATGGGTTTTTGGAAATGTCCGGCATTTTCCAAATTGATTTAGGCAATCCTCAAGAAATAGCCGAAATTTTGGAAAAAGCGAAAGAGACGCTTCGCAATCTTTCAGCCGAAGCTCCACAACCCGCCGGGGTATCCTAA
- a CDS encoding STAS domain-containing protein — MAVSVRNLEDAVVLDLSGRFDATAKQDVQRAIDQAIDTGTLHLILNLAGVPIVDSAGLGLLAVNHHKFKEKGGRLSLINPQPEVRLILDMVAIPKLIPSYNSIEEALAPSIA, encoded by the coding sequence ATGGCGGTATCGGTAAGAAACCTTGAGGATGCGGTGGTATTAGATCTATCTGGCCGTTTTGACGCGACAGCGAAGCAAGACGTTCAGCGCGCCATCGATCAAGCGATTGATACCGGCACTCTTCACCTTATCCTCAATTTGGCAGGAGTCCCCATTGTCGACAGCGCGGGACTTGGGCTTCTCGCGGTCAACCATCATAAGTTTAAGGAAAAAGGCGGCCGGTTGAGTTTGATTAATCCTCAACCCGAAGTTCGTCTTATCCTGGATATGGTGGCGATTCCAAAACTTATCCCCAGTTACAACTCCATTGAAGAAGCTCTGGCCCCTTCAATCGCTTAA